The Desulfovibrio sp. genome window below encodes:
- a CDS encoding UMP kinase, with translation MENLRYKRILLKLSGEALAGPKGFGIDPETVSAFCKEIVEAASLGVELAMVIGGGNIFRGMSASASGMDRASADYMGMLATVMNAVAVQDALEKLGLSTRVLSAITMQEVCEPYIRRRAIRHLEKGRAVICAAGTGNPYFTTDTAAALRAMELKSQVIIKGTKVDGIYDKDPKKFDDAVKFDKISYMDVLEKQLKVMDSTAVSLAMDNNMPIVVFNMFDPGNLKKVVTGQTAGTTVE, from the coding sequence ATGGAAAATCTTCGTTACAAGCGCATTCTCCTGAAACTCTCCGGCGAGGCCCTTGCCGGGCCCAAAGGCTTCGGAATCGATCCTGAAACCGTTAGCGCCTTTTGCAAGGAAATCGTGGAAGCGGCCTCCCTTGGCGTCGAACTGGCCATGGTCATCGGCGGGGGCAACATCTTCAGGGGGATGTCGGCCTCGGCCTCCGGCATGGACCGCGCCAGCGCCGACTACATGGGCATGCTGGCCACCGTGATGAACGCCGTGGCCGTGCAGGACGCCCTGGAAAAACTCGGGCTTTCTACCCGTGTTCTCTCCGCCATCACCATGCAGGAAGTCTGCGAGCCCTATATCCGCCGCCGCGCCATCAGGCACCTGGAGAAAGGCCGGGCAGTCATCTGCGCGGCCGGCACCGGCAACCCCTACTTCACCACCGACACCGCGGCCGCCCTCCGGGCCATGGAGCTCAAGAGCCAGGTGATCATCAAGGGAACCAAGGTTGACGGCATCTACGACAAGGATCCCAAAAAGTTCGACGACGCCGTGAAATTCGACAAGATAAGCTACATGGACGTATTGGAGAAGCAGCTCAAGGTCATGGACTCCACTGCCGTGTCCTTGGCCATGGACAACAACATGCCCATTGTGGTCTTCAACATGTTCGATCCGGGCAACCTGAAAAAAGTCGTTACCGGCCAGACCGCCGGGACAACCGTGGAATAA
- the tsf gene encoding translation elongation factor Ts: MAQISASAVKALRDKTSAGMMDCKKALEACNGDAEKAVAWLREKGLSKAAKKAGRATSEGVIGSYIHSNGKIAVLVEIKCETDFVARGENFQEFAKNVAMQVAAANPLCVSPEQLPADVVEKEKAIYMAQTKAEGKPDNIAEKIVEGRIKKYYKEVCLLEQPFIKDDKLTIQDLLKNLVATLGENIQIGRFVRMQLGEDATEE; encoded by the coding sequence ATGGCTCAGATCAGCGCCAGCGCGGTCAAGGCACTGCGCGACAAGACCAGCGCCGGTATGATGGATTGCAAGAAGGCCCTGGAAGCCTGCAACGGCGACGCCGAAAAGGCTGTTGCCTGGCTGCGCGAGAAGGGGTTGTCCAAGGCCGCCAAGAAGGCCGGCCGCGCCACCTCCGAGGGCGTCATCGGTTCCTATATCCACTCCAACGGCAAGATCGCCGTTCTGGTGGAGATCAAGTGCGAGACCGACTTCGTGGCCCGTGGCGAAAACTTCCAGGAATTCGCCAAGAACGTGGCCATGCAGGTTGCTGCTGCCAATCCCCTGTGTGTTTCGCCCGAGCAGCTCCCCGCCGATGTGGTGGAGAAGGAAAAGGCCATCTACATGGCCCAGACCAAGGCCGAAGGCAAACCCGACAACATTGCCGAGAAGATCGTCGAAGGGCGTATCAAGAAGTACTACAAGGAAGTGTGCCTGCTCGAGCAGCCCTTCATCAAGGACGACAAGCTCACCATCCAGGACTTGCTCAAGAACCTTGTGGCAACACTTGGAGAGAACATCCAAATCGGCCGATTCGTCCGCATGCAGCTGGGCGAAGACGCCACCGAAGAATAA
- a CDS encoding acyltransferase: MTAPLVDAATSRRLTALRSLLMLAVVCIHTEKGLLFALAAEAPLAKAVLNVFCRHVFQTAVPLYFAMSGYLLFLRYDGGLGGYPGLIVKRFRTIMLPFLLANLFWVVFILVEGGIPGIGGTTYVKERGFVGLIFGLNGLPLIYPLWFLRDLFILFLLAPGISFVIRRLPYLGLAGFWLCWNFMLQEGIPLEFSGAFFFYLGGLLAEKRTDLDGLRPYIWPVCLGWIGLVAVSSTIQISGTETIWRYPAWRASVLVGAVAVWLLSGKVHWGGNDGKDERGETNWKRAIFLLSPYIFFIYLLHEPALSFIASWTSWMVSPDSSPAQLGYVLFLAVATMAATLGVAWMLKRFAPPVYSLLTGGR, encoded by the coding sequence ATGACCGCACCCCTGGTAGACGCCGCCACATCCCGCCGCCTGACCGCCCTGCGCTCTCTATTGATGCTCGCGGTGGTGTGCATCCACACGGAGAAAGGCCTCCTGTTCGCCCTTGCGGCCGAGGCCCCTCTGGCCAAGGCGGTGCTCAATGTCTTTTGCCGCCACGTATTCCAGACCGCGGTCCCCCTGTATTTCGCCATGTCCGGCTACTTGCTTTTCCTGCGTTATGATGGCGGCCTGGGAGGATACCCAGGCCTGATTGTCAAACGCTTCCGAACCATCATGCTTCCCTTTCTCCTGGCCAATCTTTTCTGGGTGGTGTTCATCCTGGTGGAGGGGGGCATTCCCGGCATCGGCGGCACCACCTACGTCAAGGAGCGCGGCTTTGTGGGCCTTATTTTCGGCCTGAACGGGCTGCCCCTCATCTACCCGCTGTGGTTTTTACGTGACCTGTTCATCCTCTTCCTGCTGGCCCCCGGGATTTCCTTTGTCATCCGCCGCCTGCCGTATCTTGGTCTGGCGGGCTTCTGGCTGTGCTGGAATTTCATGCTGCAGGAAGGCATCCCCCTGGAGTTCAGTGGGGCTTTCTTCTTCTATCTGGGCGGGCTCTTGGCCGAAAAACGAACGGATTTGGACGGACTCAGGCCTTACATCTGGCCGGTCTGCCTGGGATGGATCGGCCTAGTCGCTGTCAGTTCAACTATCCAGATATCCGGAACCGAAACCATCTGGCGCTACCCTGCCTGGAGAGCCAGCGTACTGGTAGGCGCGGTAGCCGTGTGGTTGCTCTCCGGGAAGGTCCATTGGGGTGGGAATGATGGAAAGGACGAGAGGGGAGAGACCAATTGGAAGCGAGCAATTTTTCTGCTCTCCCCCTATATCTTCTTCATCTACCTGCTGCACGAGCCGGCCCTGTCCTTCATCGCCAGCTGGACCAGCTGGATGGTTTCTCCGGACAGTTCCCCCGCCCAACTGGGCTACGTCCTCTTCCTGGCCGTGGCCACCATGGCAGCCACACTGGGCGTGGCGTGGATGCTGAAGCGGTTTGCGCCTCCGGTGTACTCGCTGCTTACGGGCGGCCGTTAG
- a CDS encoding 1-acyl-sn-glycerol-3-phosphate acyltransferase yields MAILHRTLFILIFPPLTAVISSLCWLTAGVGENARLAHWIERQWARIGLCLAGVRVHVDLSRLDPAAPYVFMANHQSQFDILVLFAVLKHWNLRFVAKESLFKIPLFGPAMLRTGHIPILRENSRKAMKSIDDAVEAAKRGISVLIFPEGTRSNDCEQLGEFKIGGMIMALKCKIPVAPVIITGTWPVLPRGSWLPKPGEVRVEALEPFDPSERFTIKQREQFKAWFKQFMDEAYQERNSCPV; encoded by the coding sequence ATGGCAATACTCCATCGAACTCTCTTTATCCTTATCTTTCCGCCCCTTACGGCCGTGATCTCCAGCTTGTGCTGGCTCACGGCCGGGGTCGGGGAGAACGCTCGCCTGGCGCATTGGATTGAACGCCAGTGGGCCAGAATCGGCCTCTGCCTCGCCGGGGTACGTGTCCATGTGGACCTGTCCCGGCTCGATCCGGCCGCGCCTTACGTATTCATGGCCAACCACCAGAGCCAATTCGACATCCTGGTGCTGTTCGCCGTTCTCAAGCACTGGAACCTGCGCTTCGTTGCCAAGGAAAGCCTGTTCAAGATTCCTCTGTTCGGCCCTGCAATGCTTCGTACCGGGCATATCCCCATTCTGCGCGAAAACTCGCGCAAGGCCATGAAGTCCATCGATGACGCGGTGGAGGCGGCCAAACGGGGAATCTCCGTGCTCATCTTTCCGGAGGGAACACGCTCGAACGACTGCGAGCAACTGGGTGAATTCAAGATCGGCGGCATGATAATGGCCCTTAAATGCAAGATTCCCGTGGCCCCGGTCATCATCACCGGGACATGGCCCGTTCTGCCCCGTGGATCCTGGCTGCCAAAACCCGGAGAGGTCCGCGTGGAGGCCCTGGAACCGTTCGACCCTTCCGAGCGTTTCACCATCAAGCAGCGTGAACAATTCAAGGCATGGTTCAAGCAGTTTATGGACGAGGCCTACCAGGAGAGAAACTCATGTCCGGTGTGA
- a CDS encoding ABC transporter ATP-binding protein, with product MSAFLEFRDVRKTYFTRRGVLSARVEMEAVAGVDLAVAQGETVGLVGESGCGKSTLARLAVRLEPPSSGHILLDGRDLWDDTDLPGQMPEMAQMVFQDPFSSLNPRMTVAESVAEGLVARKVGDRPSRQERVLELLDMVGLTPEHAGRYPHQFSGGQRQRAAIARALALNPRLVVCDEPVSALDVSIQAQVINILEDLKNRLGLTYLFISHDLAVVSHLSDRVAVMYAGRLVELAPAASLYAAPLHPYTQMLLAAIPAPDPRAKAAAREIQEVARAQKGPCALAPRCPEADKSCETAPPPWQEATPGHFVRCHRL from the coding sequence ATGAGCGCTTTTCTGGAGTTCCGGGACGTCCGCAAGACCTATTTCACCAGGCGCGGCGTCCTCAGCGCCAGGGTCGAAATGGAGGCCGTGGCCGGGGTGGACCTGGCCGTGGCCCAAGGGGAGACTGTGGGGCTGGTAGGCGAATCCGGCTGCGGGAAATCCACCCTGGCCCGTCTGGCCGTGCGCCTGGAGCCCCCCAGCAGCGGCCATATTCTTTTGGATGGGCGCGACCTCTGGGACGATACTGACCTGCCTGGCCAGATGCCTGAGATGGCCCAGATGGTCTTTCAGGACCCCTTTTCCTCGCTTAACCCGCGCATGACCGTGGCCGAGTCGGTAGCCGAGGGTCTTGTCGCCCGCAAAGTCGGCGACAGGCCGTCCAGGCAGGAGCGCGTGCTTGAGCTCCTGGACATGGTGGGGCTCACCCCGGAACATGCCGGACGCTACCCGCACCAGTTTTCCGGCGGGCAACGCCAGCGGGCCGCAATCGCCCGGGCCCTGGCCTTAAACCCCAGGCTGGTGGTGTGCGACGAGCCCGTATCCGCCCTGGACGTCTCCATCCAGGCGCAGGTGATCAACATTCTGGAAGACTTGAAGAACCGCCTGGGGCTCACCTATCTGTTCATCTCGCACGATTTGGCCGTGGTCAGCCACTTGAGCGACCGGGTGGCTGTGATGTATGCGGGCAGGCTGGTGGAGCTTGCGCCTGCAGCAAGCTTATACGCCGCGCCGTTACACCCCTATACCCAGATGCTCTTGGCGGCCATTCCAGCCCCCGATCCCAGGGCCAAGGCCGCCGCACGGGAGATACAGGAAGTGGCCCGCGCCCAGAAAGGCCCGTGCGCCCTGGCTCCGCGCTGCCCCGAGGCGGACAAAAGCTGCGAGACAGCGCCCCCGCCATGGCAAGAGGCGACTCCGGGCCATTTCGTGCGCTGCCACAGACTTTAA
- a CDS encoding NAD-dependent succinate-semialdehyde dehydrogenase, giving the protein MKSINPATGAVVAEYDEHTPTQVEQILSANQMALHCWRNHSLSERAACLHKAAERMAERSEELAGLITLEMGKPIGESLSEMKRCVNVCRFYADNAEEMLRPEKPAGAPEDASVVFDPLGAVLAVMPWNFPFWQVLRCAAPVLMAGNSFLLKHAPSVTGCALAVQDIFAGCGFPPDLMRTLILAEERVASVIADRRVRAVSLTGSCRAGAAVAALAGASLKKAVLELGGSDPFIVLADADIIQAATAAVGARFYNAGQTCVSAKRFLVERPVVGDFIERMAHGVGLLKMGDPTRPEVRIGPMARDDLRRNLERQVSESVAMGARVVLEGGPEAGPGFYFRPVILADVRPGMPVFEEEVFGPVASITTVSDAEDALRLANSTRFGLGGSVWSSNARLARKMAGLIEAGTVAVNALVKSDPRLPFGGVKDSGFGRELGRHGLMEFVSVKTLRIP; this is encoded by the coding sequence ATGAAGAGCATCAATCCCGCCACCGGAGCGGTCGTTGCGGAATATGACGAACATACCCCGACCCAGGTTGAACAGATTCTTTCCGCCAACCAGATGGCCCTGCACTGCTGGAGGAACCACAGCCTGAGCGAGCGCGCCGCCTGCCTGCACAAGGCGGCGGAGCGCATGGCCGAGCGGTCGGAGGAACTGGCCGGACTCATCACCCTGGAAATGGGCAAGCCCATCGGCGAATCCTTGTCCGAAATGAAGCGATGCGTGAACGTGTGCCGCTTCTATGCGGACAACGCCGAGGAGATGCTTCGCCCGGAGAAACCCGCGGGGGCACCGGAAGACGCAAGCGTTGTGTTTGACCCTCTGGGCGCGGTGTTGGCCGTCATGCCCTGGAATTTCCCCTTTTGGCAGGTGCTTCGCTGCGCCGCGCCGGTGCTCATGGCCGGAAACTCCTTTCTTCTCAAGCACGCCCCCTCTGTTACAGGCTGTGCTTTGGCAGTGCAGGATATTTTCGCGGGGTGCGGCTTTCCGCCAGATCTCATGCGCACGCTCATCCTGGCGGAAGAACGTGTTGCTTCCGTGATCGCTGACCGGCGTGTGCGCGCGGTCAGCCTGACCGGCTCCTGCCGGGCCGGGGCAGCGGTGGCCGCCCTCGCCGGAGCCTCGCTCAAGAAAGCTGTGCTGGAGCTTGGCGGGTCCGATCCCTTCATCGTGCTGGCTGACGCGGATATCATCCAGGCCGCCACGGCCGCCGTGGGGGCGCGTTTCTACAACGCGGGGCAGACCTGCGTGTCGGCCAAGCGGTTCCTGGTGGAGCGGCCTGTGGTGGGCGATTTCATCGAACGGATGGCTCACGGGGTGGGGCTTCTCAAAATGGGCGATCCCACCCGTCCCGAGGTTCGAATCGGACCCATGGCCCGCGACGACCTGCGCCGCAACCTGGAGCGCCAGGTGAGCGAGTCCGTGGCCATGGGGGCGCGGGTGGTGTTGGAGGGCGGCCCTGAAGCAGGGCCGGGGTTCTATTTCAGGCCGGTCATCCTGGCGGACGTGCGCCCGGGAATGCCCGTGTTCGAGGAGGAAGTTTTCGGTCCGGTGGCCAGCATCACCACCGTGAGCGATGCCGAGGACGCTTTGCGATTGGCCAATAGCACCCGGTTTGGCCTTGGTGGCAGCGTATGGAGTTCCAACGCGCGGCTGGCGCGCAAGATGGCGGGGCTTATCGAGGCCGGAACCGTGGCCGTGAACGCCCTGGTCAAGTCCGATCCCCGCTTACCCTTTGGCGGAGTGAAGGATTCAGGGTTCGGCCGCGAGCTGGGCCGCCATGGGCTCATGGAATTCGTGAGCGTGAAGACCCTTCGCATACCCTGA
- a CDS encoding D-alanyl-D-alanine carboxypeptidase produces the protein MRRWTVFVAAFTILSMLFPADIVLAKSNTTDTKSTKQAQTSSKSSKHKTSASKSSKKEDKKHSPSKLVAKDAPKVQEQSKSKSKGKKRMEAEAPAKPKATPVPDSYKGEFGVDTKAAMVMDMETSKVLFAQEPDAAIAPASLTKVLTLYLVNERLKAGTMRLDEAIPVTQEASHAGGSNMRLKTGENVTLDDLIKGIAIASANDGCVALAQYLGKGDAQPFVDEMNRKAKELGMASSQFFNPNGLPAEGQVTTARDMAVLAQAYLKRFPESLSIHSMTEFMHNNRVRHNSNSLLGKVEGVDGLKTGFVCASGFNIVVTAKRGDTRLVAVVLGAKNRRVREREATRLLEEGFKIIAAEKAMPGKQVAMNP, from the coding sequence ATGCGCAGATGGACGGTGTTCGTAGCCGCCTTTACCATCCTATCCATGCTCTTCCCAGCCGACATTGTGCTGGCCAAATCCAACACTACGGATACGAAGAGCACAAAGCAGGCTCAGACCTCCTCCAAATCCTCCAAGCATAAAACATCCGCTTCCAAATCCTCCAAGAAGGAGGACAAGAAGCATTCTCCTTCCAAGCTGGTCGCGAAGGACGCTCCCAAGGTCCAGGAACAGTCCAAGTCCAAATCCAAGGGCAAGAAGCGGATGGAGGCCGAAGCGCCAGCCAAGCCCAAGGCCACTCCCGTGCCGGATTCGTACAAAGGCGAGTTCGGGGTGGATACAAAGGCCGCAATGGTCATGGACATGGAAACCAGCAAGGTACTCTTCGCGCAAGAACCTGACGCTGCCATTGCGCCCGCATCCCTTACCAAAGTCCTCACGCTCTATCTGGTCAACGAACGCCTCAAGGCCGGGACCATGCGCCTGGATGAGGCCATTCCCGTAACCCAGGAAGCCAGCCATGCCGGTGGGTCCAACATGCGGTTGAAGACCGGAGAGAACGTCACGCTCGATGACCTCATCAAGGGCATCGCCATTGCTTCGGCCAACGACGGTTGCGTGGCGTTGGCCCAGTACCTCGGCAAGGGCGACGCCCAGCCGTTCGTGGATGAAATGAATCGCAAGGCCAAGGAACTCGGCATGGCCAGTTCCCAGTTCTTCAATCCCAACGGCCTGCCCGCCGAGGGTCAGGTGACCACGGCCAGGGACATGGCCGTCCTGGCCCAGGCCTATCTCAAGCGTTTTCCGGAAAGCCTATCCATCCACTCCATGACCGAGTTCATGCACAACAACCGCGTGCGCCATAATTCCAACTCGCTGCTGGGCAAGGTTGAAGGAGTGGACGGGCTGAAAACAGGTTTCGTCTGCGCTTCCGGTTTCAACATCGTGGTCACGGCCAAACGCGGAGACACCCGTCTGGTGGCCGTGGTGCTCGGGGCCAAGAACCGCCGGGTGCGCGAACGCGAGGCAACCCGCTTGCTTGAGGAAGGCTTCAAGATTATTGCGGCCGAGAAGGCCATGCCTGGCAAGCAAGTGGCAATGAATCCGTAG
- the rpsB gene encoding 30S ribosomal protein S2: protein MAYVTMKQLLETGVHFGHQTRRWNPKMRPFIFGARNGIHIIDLQQTVKLFQKAHDFLVDTVAQGGRIIFVGTKRQAQEAVRKEAERSGQFFVTHRWMGGMLTNFQTIRGSIDRLKKLETAFEDGSIHKRYHKKEISMYGREVTKLNATLGGIKDMDGLPTAAFIIDPKREEIAVQECRKLGIPVVAVVDTNCDPDVIDYIIPGNDDAIRAIKLFVTCVADACLEGEASRKDQGAEAREQKEEVKPEPAAEAEVAAEAEAAVEQEVQ, encoded by the coding sequence ATGGCCTACGTAACTATGAAGCAGCTTCTGGAGACCGGTGTTCACTTCGGTCACCAGACCCGCCGTTGGAACCCCAAAATGCGCCCCTTCATCTTCGGCGCCCGCAACGGCATCCACATCATCGACCTGCAGCAGACCGTCAAGCTGTTCCAGAAGGCCCACGATTTCCTGGTTGACACCGTGGCCCAGGGCGGACGCATCATTTTCGTCGGCACCAAGCGCCAGGCCCAGGAAGCCGTGAGGAAAGAGGCCGAGCGTTCCGGCCAGTTCTTCGTCACCCACCGCTGGATGGGCGGCATGCTCACCAACTTCCAGACCATCCGCGGTTCCATCGACCGCTTGAAGAAGCTGGAGACCGCCTTCGAAGACGGCTCCATCCACAAGCGCTACCATAAGAAAGAAATCTCCATGTATGGCCGCGAGGTCACCAAGTTGAACGCTACCTTGGGCGGCATCAAGGACATGGACGGGCTGCCCACGGCCGCCTTCATCATCGACCCCAAGCGTGAAGAGATCGCCGTCCAGGAATGCCGCAAGCTGGGCATACCGGTTGTGGCTGTCGTGGACACCAACTGCGATCCCGATGTCATCGACTATATCATCCCCGGCAACGACGACGCCATCCGGGCCATCAAGCTTTTCGTCACCTGCGTGGCCGACGCCTGCCTGGAAGGCGAAGCCTCCCGCAAGGACCAGGGCGCCGAAGCACGCGAGCAGAAAGAAGAAGTGAAGCCCGAGCCCGCGGCTGAAGCTGAAGTTGCAGCCGAGGCCGAAGCGGCCGTGGAACAGGAGGTTCAGTAA
- the uppS gene encoding di-trans,poly-cis-decaprenylcistransferase, translating into MSDTSRPIPRHLAVIMDGNGRWAQARGLSRSEGHKAGTEAAKRLVTRCREIGVSHLTLYTFSKENWKRPEDEVRTLFDLLVRFLNNELKSLLEQNIRLNVLGELEDFPFAVRQVLKHVLKKTAKCSAMTLNLALNYSGRAEILRACRRLIEQGAKPEEVTEERFSNELFTAGQPDPDLVIRTSGEIRISNYLLWQSAYAEYYFTDVAWPDFDSVQLDLALEAYASRQRRFGLTGEQASAEDTR; encoded by the coding sequence ATGTCTGACACTTCTCGCCCAATTCCACGCCACTTGGCCGTCATCATGGACGGCAACGGCCGCTGGGCCCAAGCGCGCGGGCTTTCGCGCAGCGAAGGGCACAAGGCCGGCACCGAGGCCGCCAAACGGCTGGTGACCCGCTGCCGGGAAATTGGCGTGTCGCACCTGACGCTTTACACCTTTTCCAAAGAGAACTGGAAACGGCCCGAGGATGAGGTCCGCACCCTCTTCGACCTTCTGGTGCGCTTTTTAAACAATGAGCTTAAGTCGCTCCTGGAGCAGAACATCCGCCTGAACGTCCTTGGAGAGCTGGAGGATTTCCCCTTTGCCGTGCGCCAGGTGCTCAAGCATGTGCTCAAGAAGACCGCCAAATGTTCTGCCATGACGCTGAACCTGGCGCTCAACTACTCGGGCCGCGCCGAGATCCTTCGGGCTTGCAGGCGTCTTATTGAGCAGGGGGCAAAACCCGAAGAGGTCACGGAGGAGCGGTTTTCCAACGAGCTCTTCACTGCCGGCCAGCCTGACCCGGACCTGGTCATCCGAACCAGCGGCGAAATCCGCATCAGCAACTATCTTCTGTGGCAAAGCGCCTACGCGGAGTATTATTTCACCGACGTTGCCTGGCCGGACTTCGATTCGGTGCAGCTGGATTTGGCCCTCGAAGCCTACGCCAGCCGCCAGCGCCGGTTCGGACTGACCGGCGAACAGGCTTCTGCCGAGGATACCCGGTAA
- the frr gene encoding ribosome recycling factor, with protein sequence MDTVLKDAKTRMEKAVAALEKEFSHLRTGRASVTLLDGLKVDYYGTLTPIDQIASLSTPDSRTITIQPWDRAAFGLVEKAILKSDLGLTPVNDGKIIRIGIPPLTEDRRKDLVKVAKKYTEEAKVAVRNIRRDANDALKKLQKDKAISEDDLRKGEADIQKTTDSYVTKLDQSLARKEKEIMEI encoded by the coding sequence ATGGATACCGTGCTCAAGGACGCCAAGACCCGCATGGAAAAGGCCGTGGCCGCCTTGGAGAAGGAATTCTCCCATTTGCGCACCGGAAGGGCCTCCGTGACCCTCTTGGATGGGCTGAAAGTGGATTACTACGGGACTCTGACCCCCATCGACCAGATCGCCTCTCTCTCTACGCCCGATAGCCGGACCATCACCATCCAGCCTTGGGACCGGGCCGCGTTCGGATTGGTGGAAAAGGCCATCCTGAAATCCGACCTGGGGCTCACCCCGGTCAATGACGGCAAGATCATCCGCATCGGCATCCCTCCCCTCACGGAGGATCGCCGCAAAGATCTGGTCAAGGTGGCCAAGAAATACACCGAGGAAGCCAAGGTGGCTGTGCGCAACATCCGACGCGACGCCAACGACGCCTTGAAAAAGCTCCAGAAGGACAAGGCCATCTCCGAGGATGACCTGCGCAAAGGCGAGGCCGACATCCAAAAAACCACCGACTCCTATGTGACCAAGCTCGACCAGAGCCTAGCCAGGAAGGAGAAGGAGATCATGGAGATCTAG
- a CDS encoding ribonuclease J, which yields MSGVTIYPLGGLGEIGMNCMLIGSGDSMVLVDCGLMFPEDYLFGVDVVIPRFDFILARKEKLKAIVLTHGHEDHIGALPWLLPYVDAPIYGSPFTLALVSKKLDEHDLLKFADLRPVKQNDRVEIGPFAFNFFQVCHSIVQSFGLGIETPAGRIVHTGDFKIDRYPLDGHQTDLDAFRSFSDPGVLCMLSDSTNVEREGFALTEMEIKKSLGEIFRQATGRIIVTLFSSHIQRMQEIFDLAHDTGKRVAVNGKSLATNIELARDLGYLRMPPGVWASMDEMPGLPLDKSVLMVTGSQGEPLSALSRLAAGEHRQLKVQPGDLVLMSSRFIPGNIRAIHKLIDKLYRLGAEVLYDRVQAIHASGHAHREELAIMLDTVRPKFFIPVHGEYRHLVKHRRLALEHGVTPERAIIVEDGQPITFLEEGGIRLEDSILVEQVYVDGKGVGDVGQSVLKERQLLAGEGMVVVMLVMDDKTGEIMIGPNLISKGFVFEQQYSHVLEDAKCVILDTIDSVPPGNPDKLKERIRSSLRRFFRKVLERDPVVVPLVISL from the coding sequence ATGTCCGGTGTGACCATCTACCCCCTGGGCGGCCTTGGCGAGATCGGCATGAACTGCATGCTCATCGGCTCCGGGGACAGCATGGTCCTGGTGGACTGCGGCCTCATGTTCCCCGAGGACTACCTCTTCGGCGTGGACGTGGTGATTCCTCGCTTCGACTTTATCCTGGCCCGCAAGGAAAAGCTCAAGGCCATCGTGCTCACCCACGGTCACGAGGACCATATCGGCGCCCTGCCCTGGCTTCTGCCCTATGTGGACGCCCCCATCTACGGTTCGCCCTTCACCCTTGCCCTGGTCTCCAAGAAGCTCGACGAGCACGACCTCCTCAAGTTCGCGGACCTGCGCCCGGTGAAACAAAACGACCGCGTGGAGATTGGACCCTTCGCCTTCAACTTCTTCCAGGTGTGTCATTCCATTGTTCAGAGTTTCGGCCTTGGCATAGAGACTCCGGCCGGGCGCATCGTTCATACAGGCGACTTCAAGATCGACCGCTACCCCCTGGACGGCCACCAGACCGACCTGGACGCCTTCCGCTCCTTCTCCGACCCCGGGGTTTTGTGCATGCTCTCGGATTCCACAAACGTGGAACGCGAAGGCTTCGCCCTGACCGAGATGGAGATCAAAAAATCCCTGGGCGAAATTTTCCGCCAAGCCACCGGGCGCATCATCGTCACGCTTTTCTCCAGCCATATCCAGCGCATGCAGGAAATATTCGACCTGGCCCACGACACGGGCAAACGAGTGGCGGTCAACGGCAAGAGCCTGGCCACCAACATCGAGCTGGCCCGGGACCTGGGGTACCTGCGAATGCCCCCCGGAGTGTGGGCTTCCATGGACGAGATGCCCGGGCTGCCCCTGGACAAGTCCGTGCTTATGGTCACCGGTTCCCAGGGCGAACCGCTTTCCGCGCTCTCACGCCTAGCCGCGGGAGAGCACCGCCAGCTCAAGGTGCAGCCCGGCGATTTGGTGCTCATGAGTTCCCGCTTCATTCCAGGCAATATCCGGGCCATCCACAAGCTCATCGACAAGCTCTACCGCCTGGGGGCGGAAGTTCTGTATGACCGTGTGCAGGCCATCCACGCATCCGGCCACGCCCACCGCGAGGAATTGGCCATCATGCTTGACACCGTGCGCCCCAAGTTCTTCATCCCGGTGCACGGCGAATACCGCCATCTGGTCAAGCACCGCCGCCTGGCCCTTGAGCACGGCGTTACCCCGGAGCGGGCCATCATCGTGGAGGACGGCCAGCCCATAACCTTCCTGGAGGAAGGGGGCATACGCCTGGAGGACTCCATCCTGGTGGAGCAGGTCTACGTGGACGGCAAGGGTGTGGGCGATGTGGGGCAGAGCGTGCTCAAGGAGCGGCAGCTCCTGGCCGGCGAGGGGATGGTGGTGGTCATGCTGGTCATGGACGACAAGACCGGCGAAATAATGATCGGGCCCAACCTCATATCCAAGGGTTTCGTGTTCGAACAGCAGTATTCCCATGTGCTCGAAGACGCCAAGTGTGTCATCTTGGACACCATCGACAGCGTACCTCCCGGCAACCCCGACAAGTTGAAGGAGCGTATCCGCTCCTCGCTGCGCCGCTTCTTCCGCAAGGTGCTGGAGCGCGACCCGGTGGTGGTGCCGCTGGTCATCTCTCTCTAG